In Micropterus dolomieu isolate WLL.071019.BEF.003 ecotype Adirondacks linkage group LG17, ASM2129224v1, whole genome shotgun sequence, one genomic interval encodes:
- the rasgrp4 gene encoding RAS guanyl-releasing protein 4 isoform X1 codes for MNKTKRKPNVESPSGLKSRKLVQRRRNTCPSPQDISRALQSPSSAPSASAASLDELIQRCLICFDPEGKFCSPRGSQLVHMTLMMHSWVVPSQMFAQKLLTLYKDCPSDNRGLRRTQICHLIRQWMSQFPAVFEADPLLEQTMGDLWALVRSDGEEMHSQLIDTSCLSPHVNIFQAPSPSVKKRKVSLIFDHMEPDEMAEHLSYLEFKNFCNVSFLDYRSYVVRGSVRDNPALERSVMMCNGVSQWVQLMILSRHTAQQRAQVFTKFIHVAQKLRALQNFNTLMAVTGGLSHSSISRLKDTSNLLPPDITKALSEMTELLSSRSNYSNYRRVYNECSGFKVPILGVHLKDLISLNEALPDYIEEDKINLSKLQHLYSNINDLLAIHSCTPPFEANKDLLHLLTLSLDLYYTEDEIYELSYTKEPKNSKIQPVAPVKPPIVTEWGSGVTPRLDPGTISKHVKQMVDSIMKNYDQNEDGYISLDDFEKIAANFPFSFCTHETDREGQISREDITSYFMRGMSICAKLGYNFNDAHNFQETTYKRPTFCDTCRGFLWGVIKQGYHCKDCGINCHRHCRDLVGMECLKKHKNTTGSCPCTPAPDLKTKGNSWSSEEEAFVFPQSNDTEHNKGTSVWKNNTADSALSDRSTQTDPGVWTPEKKDKRGNHHNSLVHASPDRKINTLPQRARGCSMPVSFLQEKMEELHLYKDKSREPD; via the exons ATGAACAAGACCAAGAg GAAGCCCAATGTCGAGAGCCCTAGTGGGCTGAAGAGCAGGAAGCTGGTCCAGCGGAGGAGGAATACATGTCCCAGTCCTCAGGACATCAGCCGGGCCCTGCAGAGCCCCAGCTCTGCTCCCAGTGCAAGTGCTGCCAGTCTGGATGAGCTCATACAACGTTGCCTAATCTGCTTTG ATCCAGAGGGGAAGTTTTGCAGCCCCAGAGGGTCCCAGCTGGTCCACATGACCCTAATGATGCACAGTTGGGTCGTGCCATCTCAGATGTTCGCCCAGAAACTTCTCACCCT TTATAAGGATTGTCCCTCGGACAATAGAGGACTGAGGCGGACTCAGATCTGCCACCTTATCCG GCAGTGGATGAGCCAGTTCCCGGCGGTTTTTGAGGCAGATCCCCTCCTTGAGCAGACCATGGGGGACCTGTGGGCACTGGTCCGGTCAGACGGAGAGGAGATGCACTCGCAGCTTATTGACACATCTTGCTT AAGCCCTCATGTGAACATATTCCAGGCACCCTCACCCTCTGTAAAGAAGAGGAAGGTGTCTTTGATCTTCGACCACATGGAGCCAGATGAGATGGCTGAGCACCTCAGCTACCTGGAGTTCAAGAACTTCTGTAACGTTTCA TTCCTGGACTACCGCAGCTACGTGGTGCGAGGCTCGGTGAGAGACAACCCTGCCCTGGAGCGGTCAGTCATGATGTGTAATGGAGTCTCCCAGTGGGTCCAGCTGATGATCCTCAGCAGACACACAGCCCAGCAGAGAGCCCAGGTCTTCACTAAGTTCATTCATGTGGCTCAG AAACTCCGAGCTCTGCAAAACTTTAACACTCTAATGGCAGTGACTGGAGGCCTTTCTCACAGCTCAATCTCCCGCCTTAAAGACACATCTAACCTGCTGCCGCCTGACATCACTAAG GCCCTGAGTGAGATGACAGAGCTGCTCTCCTCTCGCAGCAACTACAGCAACTACCGGAGGGTTTACAACGAGTGCAGCGGCTTCAAGGTGCCCATCCTGGGTGTCCACCTGAAGGATCTGATCTCGCTGAATGAGGCCCTGCCAGACTACATTGAGGAGGACAAGATCAACCTGAGCAAGCTGCAGCACCTGTACAGCAATATCAACGACCTGCTGGCCATTCACAGCTGCACACCACCCTTTGAGGCCAACAAAGACCTTCTGCATCTGCTCACG CTCTCTCTAGATTTATACTACACTGAGGATGAAATATATGAACTTTCATATACCAAGGAACCCAAGAACTCCAAGATTCAG CCTGTAGCACCAGTTAAACCGCCCATAGTGACAGAGTGGGGTTCAGGGGTCACCCCCCGGCTCGACCCTGGCACCATATCTAAACACGTCAAACAGATGGTGGAT TCCATAATGAAAAATTACGACCAGAACGAGGATGGTTACATTTCACTGGATGACTTTGAAAAAATAGCAGCCAACTTCCCTTTCTCCTTCTGCACGCACGAAACTGACAG GGAGGGACAAATCAGCCGTGAAGACATCACCTCTTACTTCATGAGGGGAATGTCTATATGTGCCAAGCTGGGCTACAATTTTAATGATGCACACAATTTCCAAGAAACCACATATAAACGGCCGACGTTTTGTGATACTTGCAGAGGCTTT CTGTGGGGAGTCATCAAACAGGGCTACCACTGTAAAG acTGTGGGATAAACTGTCACAGGCACTGTAGAGATCTGGTGGGAATGGAGTGCTtgaagaaacataaaaacacaactggTTCCTGCCCATGCACCCCTGCCCCTGATTTAAAAACCAAGGGCAACAGCTGGA GTTCAGAAGAGGAGGCCTTTGTTTTTCCCCAAAGTAACGACACAGAACACAACAAGGGCACCTCTGTTTGGAAAAATAACACAGCTGATTCGGCACTGTCGGACCGCTCCACTCAGACAGATCCTGGAGTGTGGACACCTGAGAAAAAGGACAAGCGGGGAAACCACCACAACTCTCTTGTACATGCGTCCCCAGACAGAAAG ATCAACACACTGCCACAGAGAGCCAGAGGCTGCTCCATGCCTGTTTCTTTCTTgcaggagaagatggaggagcTGCATCTCTACAAAGACAAGAGCAGAGAGCCAGACTGA
- the rasgrp4 gene encoding RAS guanyl-releasing protein 4 isoform X3 — MTLMMHSWVVPSQMFAQKLLTLYKDCPSDNRGLRRTQICHLIRQWMSQFPAVFEADPLLEQTMGDLWALVRSDGEEMHSQLIDTSCLSPHVNIFQAPSPSVKKRKVSLIFDHMEPDEMAEHLSYLEFKNFCNVSFLDYRSYVVRGSVRDNPALERSVMMCNGVSQWVQLMILSRHTAQQRAQVFTKFIHVAQKLRALQNFNTLMAVTGGLSHSSISRLKDTSNLLPPDITKALSEMTELLSSRSNYSNYRRVYNECSGFKVPILGVHLKDLISLNEALPDYIEEDKINLSKLQHLYSNINDLLAIHSCTPPFEANKDLLHLLTLSLDLYYTEDEIYELSYTKEPKNSKIQPVAPVKPPIVTEWGSGVTPRLDPGTISKHVKQMVDSIMKNYDQNEDGYISLDDFEKIAANFPFSFCTHETDREGQISREDITSYFMRGMSICAKLGYNFNDAHNFQETTYKRPTFCDTCRGFLWGVIKQGYHCKDCGINCHRHCRDLVGMECLKKHKNTTGSCPCTPAPDLKTKGNSWSSEEEAFVFPQSNDTEHNKGTSVWKNNTADSALSDRSTQTDPGVWTPEKKDKRGNHHNSLVHASPDRKINTLPQRARGCSMPVSFLQEKMEELHLYKDKSREPD, encoded by the exons ATGACCCTAATGATGCACAGTTGGGTCGTGCCATCTCAGATGTTCGCCCAGAAACTTCTCACCCT TTATAAGGATTGTCCCTCGGACAATAGAGGACTGAGGCGGACTCAGATCTGCCACCTTATCCG GCAGTGGATGAGCCAGTTCCCGGCGGTTTTTGAGGCAGATCCCCTCCTTGAGCAGACCATGGGGGACCTGTGGGCACTGGTCCGGTCAGACGGAGAGGAGATGCACTCGCAGCTTATTGACACATCTTGCTT AAGCCCTCATGTGAACATATTCCAGGCACCCTCACCCTCTGTAAAGAAGAGGAAGGTGTCTTTGATCTTCGACCACATGGAGCCAGATGAGATGGCTGAGCACCTCAGCTACCTGGAGTTCAAGAACTTCTGTAACGTTTCA TTCCTGGACTACCGCAGCTACGTGGTGCGAGGCTCGGTGAGAGACAACCCTGCCCTGGAGCGGTCAGTCATGATGTGTAATGGAGTCTCCCAGTGGGTCCAGCTGATGATCCTCAGCAGACACACAGCCCAGCAGAGAGCCCAGGTCTTCACTAAGTTCATTCATGTGGCTCAG AAACTCCGAGCTCTGCAAAACTTTAACACTCTAATGGCAGTGACTGGAGGCCTTTCTCACAGCTCAATCTCCCGCCTTAAAGACACATCTAACCTGCTGCCGCCTGACATCACTAAG GCCCTGAGTGAGATGACAGAGCTGCTCTCCTCTCGCAGCAACTACAGCAACTACCGGAGGGTTTACAACGAGTGCAGCGGCTTCAAGGTGCCCATCCTGGGTGTCCACCTGAAGGATCTGATCTCGCTGAATGAGGCCCTGCCAGACTACATTGAGGAGGACAAGATCAACCTGAGCAAGCTGCAGCACCTGTACAGCAATATCAACGACCTGCTGGCCATTCACAGCTGCACACCACCCTTTGAGGCCAACAAAGACCTTCTGCATCTGCTCACG CTCTCTCTAGATTTATACTACACTGAGGATGAAATATATGAACTTTCATATACCAAGGAACCCAAGAACTCCAAGATTCAG CCTGTAGCACCAGTTAAACCGCCCATAGTGACAGAGTGGGGTTCAGGGGTCACCCCCCGGCTCGACCCTGGCACCATATCTAAACACGTCAAACAGATGGTGGAT TCCATAATGAAAAATTACGACCAGAACGAGGATGGTTACATTTCACTGGATGACTTTGAAAAAATAGCAGCCAACTTCCCTTTCTCCTTCTGCACGCACGAAACTGACAG GGAGGGACAAATCAGCCGTGAAGACATCACCTCTTACTTCATGAGGGGAATGTCTATATGTGCCAAGCTGGGCTACAATTTTAATGATGCACACAATTTCCAAGAAACCACATATAAACGGCCGACGTTTTGTGATACTTGCAGAGGCTTT CTGTGGGGAGTCATCAAACAGGGCTACCACTGTAAAG acTGTGGGATAAACTGTCACAGGCACTGTAGAGATCTGGTGGGAATGGAGTGCTtgaagaaacataaaaacacaactggTTCCTGCCCATGCACCCCTGCCCCTGATTTAAAAACCAAGGGCAACAGCTGGA GTTCAGAAGAGGAGGCCTTTGTTTTTCCCCAAAGTAACGACACAGAACACAACAAGGGCACCTCTGTTTGGAAAAATAACACAGCTGATTCGGCACTGTCGGACCGCTCCACTCAGACAGATCCTGGAGTGTGGACACCTGAGAAAAAGGACAAGCGGGGAAACCACCACAACTCTCTTGTACATGCGTCCCCAGACAGAAAG ATCAACACACTGCCACAGAGAGCCAGAGGCTGCTCCATGCCTGTTTCTTTCTTgcaggagaagatggaggagcTGCATCTCTACAAAGACAAGAGCAGAGAGCCAGACTGA
- the rasgrp4 gene encoding RAS guanyl-releasing protein 4 isoform X2 — protein sequence MCYCVLVADPEGKFCSPRGSQLVHMTLMMHSWVVPSQMFAQKLLTLYKDCPSDNRGLRRTQICHLIRQWMSQFPAVFEADPLLEQTMGDLWALVRSDGEEMHSQLIDTSCLSPHVNIFQAPSPSVKKRKVSLIFDHMEPDEMAEHLSYLEFKNFCNVSFLDYRSYVVRGSVRDNPALERSVMMCNGVSQWVQLMILSRHTAQQRAQVFTKFIHVAQKLRALQNFNTLMAVTGGLSHSSISRLKDTSNLLPPDITKALSEMTELLSSRSNYSNYRRVYNECSGFKVPILGVHLKDLISLNEALPDYIEEDKINLSKLQHLYSNINDLLAIHSCTPPFEANKDLLHLLTLSLDLYYTEDEIYELSYTKEPKNSKIQPVAPVKPPIVTEWGSGVTPRLDPGTISKHVKQMVDSIMKNYDQNEDGYISLDDFEKIAANFPFSFCTHETDREGQISREDITSYFMRGMSICAKLGYNFNDAHNFQETTYKRPTFCDTCRGFLWGVIKQGYHCKDCGINCHRHCRDLVGMECLKKHKNTTGSCPCTPAPDLKTKGNSWSSEEEAFVFPQSNDTEHNKGTSVWKNNTADSALSDRSTQTDPGVWTPEKKDKRGNHHNSLVHASPDRKINTLPQRARGCSMPVSFLQEKMEELHLYKDKSREPD from the exons ATGTGCTACTGTGTTTTGGTTGCAGATCCAGAGGGGAAGTTTTGCAGCCCCAGAGGGTCCCAGCTGGTCCACATGACCCTAATGATGCACAGTTGGGTCGTGCCATCTCAGATGTTCGCCCAGAAACTTCTCACCCT TTATAAGGATTGTCCCTCGGACAATAGAGGACTGAGGCGGACTCAGATCTGCCACCTTATCCG GCAGTGGATGAGCCAGTTCCCGGCGGTTTTTGAGGCAGATCCCCTCCTTGAGCAGACCATGGGGGACCTGTGGGCACTGGTCCGGTCAGACGGAGAGGAGATGCACTCGCAGCTTATTGACACATCTTGCTT AAGCCCTCATGTGAACATATTCCAGGCACCCTCACCCTCTGTAAAGAAGAGGAAGGTGTCTTTGATCTTCGACCACATGGAGCCAGATGAGATGGCTGAGCACCTCAGCTACCTGGAGTTCAAGAACTTCTGTAACGTTTCA TTCCTGGACTACCGCAGCTACGTGGTGCGAGGCTCGGTGAGAGACAACCCTGCCCTGGAGCGGTCAGTCATGATGTGTAATGGAGTCTCCCAGTGGGTCCAGCTGATGATCCTCAGCAGACACACAGCCCAGCAGAGAGCCCAGGTCTTCACTAAGTTCATTCATGTGGCTCAG AAACTCCGAGCTCTGCAAAACTTTAACACTCTAATGGCAGTGACTGGAGGCCTTTCTCACAGCTCAATCTCCCGCCTTAAAGACACATCTAACCTGCTGCCGCCTGACATCACTAAG GCCCTGAGTGAGATGACAGAGCTGCTCTCCTCTCGCAGCAACTACAGCAACTACCGGAGGGTTTACAACGAGTGCAGCGGCTTCAAGGTGCCCATCCTGGGTGTCCACCTGAAGGATCTGATCTCGCTGAATGAGGCCCTGCCAGACTACATTGAGGAGGACAAGATCAACCTGAGCAAGCTGCAGCACCTGTACAGCAATATCAACGACCTGCTGGCCATTCACAGCTGCACACCACCCTTTGAGGCCAACAAAGACCTTCTGCATCTGCTCACG CTCTCTCTAGATTTATACTACACTGAGGATGAAATATATGAACTTTCATATACCAAGGAACCCAAGAACTCCAAGATTCAG CCTGTAGCACCAGTTAAACCGCCCATAGTGACAGAGTGGGGTTCAGGGGTCACCCCCCGGCTCGACCCTGGCACCATATCTAAACACGTCAAACAGATGGTGGAT TCCATAATGAAAAATTACGACCAGAACGAGGATGGTTACATTTCACTGGATGACTTTGAAAAAATAGCAGCCAACTTCCCTTTCTCCTTCTGCACGCACGAAACTGACAG GGAGGGACAAATCAGCCGTGAAGACATCACCTCTTACTTCATGAGGGGAATGTCTATATGTGCCAAGCTGGGCTACAATTTTAATGATGCACACAATTTCCAAGAAACCACATATAAACGGCCGACGTTTTGTGATACTTGCAGAGGCTTT CTGTGGGGAGTCATCAAACAGGGCTACCACTGTAAAG acTGTGGGATAAACTGTCACAGGCACTGTAGAGATCTGGTGGGAATGGAGTGCTtgaagaaacataaaaacacaactggTTCCTGCCCATGCACCCCTGCCCCTGATTTAAAAACCAAGGGCAACAGCTGGA GTTCAGAAGAGGAGGCCTTTGTTTTTCCCCAAAGTAACGACACAGAACACAACAAGGGCACCTCTGTTTGGAAAAATAACACAGCTGATTCGGCACTGTCGGACCGCTCCACTCAGACAGATCCTGGAGTGTGGACACCTGAGAAAAAGGACAAGCGGGGAAACCACCACAACTCTCTTGTACATGCGTCCCCAGACAGAAAG ATCAACACACTGCCACAGAGAGCCAGAGGCTGCTCCATGCCTGTTTCTTTCTTgcaggagaagatggaggagcTGCATCTCTACAAAGACAAGAGCAGAGAGCCAGACTGA